The Bos indicus isolate NIAB-ARS_2022 breed Sahiwal x Tharparkar chromosome X, NIAB-ARS_B.indTharparkar_mat_pri_1.0, whole genome shotgun sequence genome has a window encoding:
- the LOC109555542 gene encoding polyadenylate-binding protein 1-like 2 — MASLYVGDLHPEVTEAMLYEKFSPAGPILSIRICRDKITRRSLGYAYVNYQQPVDAKRALETLNFDVIKGRPVRIMWSQRDPSLRKSGVGNVFIKNLGKTIDNKALYNIFSAFGNILSCKVACDEKGPKGYGFVHFQKQESAERAIDAMNGMFLNYRKIFVGRFKSHKEREAERGAWARQSTSADVKDFEEDTDEEATFR, encoded by the coding sequence ATGGCCTCGCTGTACGTGGGCGACCTGCACCCTGAGGTGACGGAGGCAATGCTGTATGAGAAGTTCAGCCCGGCCGGGCCCATCCTCTCCATCCGCATTTGCAGGGACAAGATCACCCGCCGCTCGTTGGGCTATGCGTATGTCAACTACCAGCAACCGGTGGACGCCAAGCGGGCCCTGGAGACCCTGAACTTTGATGTCATCAAGGGCAGGCCGGTGCGCATCATGTGGTCCCAGCGGGACCCCTCGCTTCGCAAGAGCGGAGTGGGCAACGTCTTCATCAAGAACCTGGGCAAGACCATCGACAACAAGGCTCTGTACAACATCTTCTCGGCGTTCGGCAACATCCTGTCCTGCAAAGTGGCCTGCGACGAAAAGGGGCCCAAGGGCTATGGGTTCGTGCACTTCCAGAAGCAGGAGTCCGCCGAGCGGGCCATAGATGCGATGAATGGCATGTTCCTGAACTACCGCAAAATTTTCGTTGGGAGATTCAAGTCGCATAAAGAACGAGAGGCCGAAAGGGGAGCCTGGGCCAGGCAGTCCACCAGTGCTGACGTCAAGGATTTCGAGGAAGACACCGATGAGGAGGCCACCTTCCGATGA